In the Nothobranchius furzeri strain GRZ-AD chromosome 1, NfurGRZ-RIMD1, whole genome shotgun sequence genome, TTCTCTAATTCTTATTAGACAAGACTGAATTACGTTTGTTCTGTTTAAGGCTACATCAATATGTCAAAAGCACTGAACAAAACCGGGAAGAGCATCCTGTACTCTTGTGAGTGGCCTCTGTACGAGTGGCCTTTCCACCAGGTGAGACAAACTTCCAACACAAAGGAGCTCTTTCAGTTACTCTGGGAAATTAATACAATAACTACCATTTAAGTCATTAAGAGATGTATGTACCTCCAGCCAAACTACACTGCCATTAGGGAGACGTGTAACCACTGGCGTAACTTCGATGATGTGTTTGACTCGTGGAATTCGATCAAGTCCATCTTGGACTGGACAGCTCTTCACCAGGACATCATTGTCCCTTCGGCTGGGCCCGGGGGATGGAATGACCCAGATATGGTACTGTTCCCAAATTCTACAACTTTACTTTTGGCATAATTTATATCCTGCTTCCTCTGACACAAACTAGCTTGAATTTATGACCTTAATCCATTTCTCTAGCTCGTAATCGGGAACTTTGGCCTAAGTCATGACCAGGAGGAGTCCCAGATGGCATTGTGGGCAATCATGGCAGCCCCTCTGCTCATGTCCAATGATCTCCGGAACATTTGTCCTCGTTCCAAGGCGCTGCTGCTGAACAAACACATCATAGAAATCAGCCAGGATTCACTGGGCAAACAGGGATCTCGCACTGCCAAGGTAAGGTTCGAACATGAGAAAACATAAAAAGCCTCTGAACCAACTGTCTGCATTTACAGCGTTAACGTTCCAGTTGTTAAAAATCTGACTGAAATGTATGATCTTGTTTCAGACAAATAGTTTTGAGGTGTGGGAGAGGCCTCTGTCTAAAGGCCGCCTGGCTGTCGCTGTCCTTAACAAGCAGGAAATAGGTGGACCACGAGGGTTTCCAATCAGTGGCATTCCTGGCTGGAAGATCTGTGACCCACAGTGTACCGTGACCCAGATCCTGCCAGAGTACAAGGAGATGGGTGTTCAAACCAAGCAGAGCAACATAGTCTTATCTGTGAACccttcaggaactgctctggtgaCCATCACCCCCATCGCTGGTGACCTCAGACGGCTTCACAAGTTGCTCTGGGAGAAGTTATCTGTCAGACGAATTTACACCGAATCTTTGTAGTATTCAGGTTCCCCTCAGATTAAAACGTAGCGATTCCATCTGATCGAATGTGCTTCTTAAATTGGGTGTTTGACATCTTAAATGGAATATAATTTATTGGGGTTTTTCAGTCTCACTGAAAGActtattcccttgcttttactgcctagctatttaatctaggtttatttacactgttcttttcccgattttattgacttctcttgtctggttctttgtgctatgctctagctgttttattcttaTATATTATTCGTTTAACcttatgtttttacccctgtacagcactttggtcagctcacatgctgtttttaaatgtgctttatcaaataaatggaatggaataatTTATTAGGTTAGCTTGCCATTACTAAATGTTTACTTGCTGAAGATGAATGAATTCTGCATATTTGATAGAATTAGAGACTTAAAACAAAAGGTATGTTTCaaccatttattaaacaaggtgaCAACTTCATCCCTGAGAACGGACCACAGCTTAGAACTGGATGACCTGGCCCTGTAAGAGAACAGAGAACAATACTCAGAATGATTGGTTCCACATTCCCCCCCCAGTTCTGCTGGGGTGACATTAcaccacaaaaataaaaatgtgtttacaCTACTGAGGGTAAAATGCATAAATATAGAAAAGGGCCACCTTATCTCAAAAGCTAAAACCAAAGAGCTGGTATGAGTGCAGTACTGAATTCATTTAGTTTTCCCCACTTTCAAATAAATACAAATTTGAACTGAGTGATAATGAAAATAATTCTAAAGTACTCACTAAAGGTTTCAAAAATGTATCAACTTGGTCTGTCTCATCTGGGCAGCTGTTTCTGACTAAGATTACAGTTAAATATGAACCTTTAAAACAAAAGGGTACAGCCTGTATTCCTCTACTAGAAACAGTATTTGTGGTTTCTAGTTTTGAGTTATGTTGCCCTTGATTTtaaagcagggtatctgcaggtttaagggagacaaatttaagactttttaaggacactttgaccaaattgaagctatttttttaattaaatttaagctatgatttccaactattgcctggaacgtcgcgaacgtgggattagccatccagttaccattaaacttgcactttcccatggcgcaagctcccactagcttaaccagctaatgtgctcatctaaaaaatagccccctttcactgaATGTATACGGTTCtgcttatgccaatatcatacacaaaaaaatgctgaacactaactagaaattcacgaaatttttatagaaataaaagaatcttttaTTGGGTCTTTGTTAATTTAaaccctttggaaactgtatttaaggattatttgtcatttttaaggtcttaaatttggaaaagcaaatttaagactttttaaggacccgcggataccccgtAAAGGCTACACAAGTACACGTTTAGTACTAAAGTACTCACCGGTGTGCCAAAATtctattttttttaatgtaacaAATGaaccaaacaaaaaaagaaatttTTTTTTATCACCGATAAAGAGGATTAATTTTTTGCTTCTTAAAATTTTAAGACAGTCTTGCAGGATGGTCCTACTTAAGATTGTACTTAACAGATCATTTACTGTATTTTACTTTAAGAGTCAACTATATGAAATGTGTAAAGTATAACCTCAACCTTCTTGAGTTGTAGTTTTGGTTATACAATCAAGATACCAAATGAACCAGCAAATGTTAACAGCACATCATGTGATGTGTTACGTTCACGGtcttaataaacaaaaaaaaggttttacAAACTCTAGCAAACAAACTTTAACATCTTCTACCCCAGGCTATGTTGTGAATTTTTTAGTAACACCCACCATTAACTTTTTTTTCACTTGTCAACAGCTTAGATTTAGAAAAATCCTAAACGACAGTTAAGGCAGCTCTTTGTATATAGCACATTTTATACAGAGGCATTTCAATGTGCTGAGAAAATGAAACTACGTGATGTAATAAATATACAGCTCCTTATCTAGCAAAGACACCGGAGTCCTACCTTTCTCTTCTTGTCACCACCCAACTCGAAGTGCTTGCATCTCTTGATGGCCAGCATTCTCTTGGATCTGCAGTTGGGTTCCACGCACTCAAGCCTCAGCACGATTTTCTTTGTGGTCTTTGCCTGAAATGGGCAGCGTTTCAGTCAGTAAAGATCCAACTACAGCTATACCAGAAGTGTAAATGATCGGTCAAGCTTTGCCGTAAAATTGGAATTACCTTTTTGCGGAAAATTGGCTTTGTCTGCCCACCATACCCACTCTGCTTTCTGTCGTATCTCCTCTTACCTGCCACACAGATTAGAGTTTAACGaacaacaaaacaacatttttgaCCTCCTCTAAAGTAGAAGTGTTTACCCTGTGCATAGAGGGAATCCTTCCCCTTCTTGTACTGGGT is a window encoding:
- the gla gene encoding alpha-galactosidase A, which gives rise to MNLVVFFLVVVGLSPAAEALDNGLALKPTMGWLHWERFMCNTDCDHDPDNCISERLYMQMADVMVKEGWKEAGYEYVCIDDCWPSLQRDTQGRLQADPNRFPGGIKKLADYVHSKGLKLGIYADVGKTTCAGYPGSQGSYEVDAQTFADWDVDLLKFDGCFMDWKLLGEGYINMSKALNKTGKSILYSCEWPLYEWPFHQPNYTAIRETCNHWRNFDDVFDSWNSIKSILDWTALHQDIIVPSAGPGGWNDPDMLVIGNFGLSHDQEESQMALWAIMAAPLLMSNDLRNICPRSKALLLNKHIIEISQDSLGKQGSRTAKTNSFEVWERPLSKGRLAVAVLNKQEIGGPRGFPISGIPGWKICDPQCTVTQILPEYKEMGVQTKQSNIVLSVNPSGTALVTITPIAGDLRRLHKLLWEKLSVRRIYTESL
- the rpl36a gene encoding large ribosomal subunit protein eL42 produces the protein MVNVPKTRRTYCKKCKKHQPHKVTQYKKGKDSLYAQGKRRYDRKQSGYGGQTKPIFRKKAKTTKKIVLRLECVEPNCRSKRMLAIKRCKHFELGGDKKRKGQVIQF